The Amphiprion ocellaris isolate individual 3 ecotype Okinawa chromosome 12, ASM2253959v1, whole genome shotgun sequence region TTGGCTCTGAATTTGGAAAGTAGTGTCTTAGTTTATACATTCTCAAACCTGTAATGGTTTTCCTCCATTTGCACACCAACTGTTTGACTGtggatatttaatatttttatctcGTCTGATTGGGTTGTCTActaacatttcttttctgcAAATCTGATGATGACTTAAGTCAAACTTATGCAGAAAAGCACCCCTGTATTTGTGGTATTTGTTGTTGAGATGGGAGTTAAGGATtgttttatatatgtgtgtgtgtgtgtgtgtgtgtgtgtgtgtgtgtgtgtgtgtgtgtgtgtgtgtgtgtgtgtgtgtgtgtgtgtgtgtgtgtgtatactgatactgattatctcttcatcatggcacacattttgtcctcaaagttgatgtatTAGAAGCAGGGAAAATGGGCAAGCATAAGGATTTGAACAAGTCTGACAAGGGCCAAACTGAAACTGTGATAGCTAGaggactgggtcagagcatctccaaaattGCAGCTCTTCTGGGTTGTTTCTGGTctgcagtgatcagtttttattaaaagtggttcaaggaaggaacagtggtgaaccagtgACAAGGTCATGGATggccaaggctcactgatgcagGTGGGGAGTGAAGATTGGCCTGTGTGGTCCgatccaacagatgagctactgttgctcaaattgctgagcaagttaatgctggttctgatagagaAGTGTCATAaaacacagtgcatcacagtttgttgtgtgTGGGGCTgtatagctgcagaccagtgaCAGTGCTCATACTGACCCCTGTGCACTGCTGAAAGTGCCAACAATGGCTCGAgtatcagaactggaccacggagcaatggaagaatgtggcctggtctgatgaatcacattttcttttacgtCACGTGGATGGCCGGGTGCATCTGTGtcgcttacctggggaacacatggtgCCAGGATGTATTATGAGAAGAAGGCAAGccggtggaggcagtgtgatgctttgggcaatgttctgctgggaaaccttgggtcctaccatccatgtggatgttactttgacacgtaccacctaccCAAGCATTGTTGCacaccatgtacaccctttcaagGAAACGGTATTCACTGATGGccgtggcctctttcagcaggataatgcaccggtgccacaaagcaaaaatgggtCAGGAATGGtctgaggagcacaacaacaagTTTGACATGTTgatttggcctccaaattcTCTAGATCTTAATCCagttgagcatctgtgggatgtgctggacaaacaagtccggTCCATAGAGGGCCCACCTCGCAATTTCCAGGACTTAAGGACTTCTAATCGTGAATAGTAATCTATGGGTATTTCTGTAATGCCAAAGATGGCAGTTGTCTAACACATGTTCCATGTCTGCCCCCAAAAATCTATTGCATTCTTAGTAACAGCCAGGCCAGGATACATGCAGCTAATCGTGTTGCTGCACTGATGCAAGCATGGTGTCGTGCCACTGTGCACATGCGTAGTAGTAGTAAAATCTGTGGGGAAAAaccatttttaaactgtatttttgagCAAAGTTGCCAAACCTTTTCAGCAGATTTTACTGATGATTCTatacatgcagtttttatgaCCTTTGAGAATGGCTCTCGGGTTCAACTCAGGTCTAAGGACATTTAGTGCACCTCAGGGgccattatttttatttaacataatttaaattttaaaaatcccttttgtaaataaacataagAAGGTGTAAAATAAATCTAACTGGTTAACAGTAAGAATTGACTTCAAATTACCTGGTGTAAGTCAATAAATCTTACAAAAGGATTTTTGAACCTTTACAGGGTATTTCAGTGATTTAGTAAATCACCTCCATGGAGTTAGAGGCCTTATACAGATTGAAAATATAACGGTCTATACAGAGGTTAAGATATCTTGATTATTAGTGTCTTATACTGGTCAAGGGCCAGAAACACAGGATTTCCATAATGCATCCCAAAAGTTCATTTGGAAAAGTCAAGAATTATTAGAACATCTTTGTCTGTTGTCATTGTTTCCAACCAACTTGTAACAAATATTGACTTTCAGATATTTGAATCCTTTGAAGCTTAACTCAAAATAGCCTGGACAACATTATCAAGAGTTGATTTCTCTAGTTAAAGTTCTATttattcaaacattaaaaagtgaaacttaCAGTGCCAAACAAGGCTGATTAACAAAGCATAGGAACTAAATATTGAATTTGAAAacatatataaaaacaacaacatattgtaaaaatgtgtaCAAACTACCCAAGGAACAGAATACAAATGAGGAcgaaaataaactaaattcaCAGTGCTGGGTTATTTTCTGGTCATTCCTGATTGTGCTGTGTGATAAAAAGGGATAATGCCATTTAGTATGTGTGGCAATAGGTCTTAACCTGTTGCTTAACACTATTCAGTCTTGATACAGGTTCCACTCTGTACCACAGAAGCAGTAGTGAATGTAGAAAGTACAATTACTCAAATATTGTACTTAAACAGAATTCTGAGGTATTTGTACCTCTTTCCTTCCTTTATTTTACTTCATACTTCTTATTCCACTAAATTCAAGTGGGACATATTATAGGCTACTTACATATATAGtttatacattaaaaatgtttttaaacggTTTATGTAATGAAACACTGAGTACAGATATTGACTGATTATCAACCTGGCCGATTATCAGGACTAATATTCAACATTTCTTGAGTTAATTTAACTGACATTAACTAATTCCAGAGAAACGAAATTAAAAATGATCTTCACTGGCTCTGCTCTGGCAGCTACTGTCTGTCTGTAGTCACCTCTCTGTTGACTGACCAACGTCACACGCACAGTACTATCTGATTAGTTATATGTCACAGTGTTAGTCAATAAACACTGAAGTATAAATAGTGAAAAGTtcttatttaaataaacatgcaaaacacataaataagcaaTAAGGGATTACACATTTTGACTCCAAGGATTAAATTTTTACTGAAATGTCACTAACAAATCATTCATCTTGATCACTGATAATTAGCATCAATATCAGCCCTAAAAATACTGCCAAAAATATATCAAGTCAGCATCATCTTCTGCGACTACTTTTTATGCTGCTGCACAGCAAGTGTATTTATTTTgggaagttttatttttacactttagcATTCCACTTACTGTAATTCTTTAAATGCTACACAGAAAacatatagtttttttttccaggttgaTTAACATCCATGACAAGTGGTCTAGGTTTAAACAAGAGATCGTTGCATTTATCCGCCACAATACAATCAAATAGTGACACTATGGAGTGCAACACACTGGAAGTCCCTTTGACATCAagatacactactgtttaaaagtttggggtcacttagaaatgtccttatttttgaaagaaaagcagtttttttcacgaagataacattaatcagaaatacagtctagacattgttaatgtggcaaatgactattctagctggaaacggctgatttttaatggaatatctacataggggtacagaggaacatttccagcaaccatcactcctgtgttctaatagtacattgtgttagctaatggtgttgaaaggctaattgatgattggaaaatgtttgtgcagttatgtcagcacatgaataaaactatgaattttcatggaaaacatgaaattgtctgggtgacgccaaacttttgaatggtagtgtacaggTCCATAAAAGCAGTCAGAACCTTCAACTCAACTTCTCCAAGATTGAGCTCCTTGTCATCTAAGCTAGTCCCTCTATACAACAAGAAATCAACATCTAGCTTAAATCAACCCAActcaaacccacaaagtctgccagaaacttGAGTGTCATGATCAATGACCCACTAACTTTCAAGGCTCATGTGGTCTCTGTTGCTCGGTCGTGTCGATTCGCCCTGTCCAATATCAGCaagatcagacccttcctgtATGAACAGGCAACACAACTCCTGGTTCAGGCTCTCGTAATATCACGCATCGACTACTGCAACTCCTTACTCGCAGGCCTCCCCTCATGcacggtcaaacctctgcagatgatccagaatgcagcagcacatctggttttcaaccaACTAAAAACAGCACATCACGCCACGGCTCAgatcactggcttccagttgccaccacataaaattcaaaagtctgacacttgcattcaaaactacaatgaaaacagctccctcctacctgaactcacTCATTCATGTCTACACACCCTCCTGCCCACTACGCTCAGCCAACAAAAGGCGCTTGATACAACCACCATAACAGGGCCGGtccatagctagactcttctttTCTGTGGTTCCCCAGTGGTGGAGCGAGTTACCAAATTCTGTTCAATCTGCAGAGTCCCTCTCAGTCATtaagaaaacactaaaaccCAGGCTTTTCAccgaacacctttgcacttgacagactgcaaaaaaaaactacataaatcctattacatctgcactgcctgtagacaccatggtcctattatcacacttgaacttgttttatggcacttatccaggttgttttctcctgactagatccttgcttgtgttgtatctactctctcgctttggataaaagcatctgctaaatgaaactgtagaattttaGAACATTCATTCAGAGTATTTCAAATCCCATTCAGACTTGTGAGGATGGATCATTCATTTGTGTGGACCATCTAATAGCGAAGTGGTTCCTGCTCTGTTCCTGTTGTGCCTGTGCTGAGACGTGTGCTGCTGACTGGCTCTGACTAGACCTCTGTGAGTGCTGCACACATGGCTGCACGTGACACATGGGACCTGTATCCGTGTCCACAACTTGACGGGACAAGGCACGCGCCTACTCTCTATGGCCGTTCGGTTATGTGTCCCGGTCCCTTTCTGTAACCGTGGAGAGACATATCCGTGGGCATGGAGGCTGTGATACCAGTTAGAGCCGTAACGATAACCAACAGCACGCGCCGTCATGAAACAGCAGAGTGTTTTCAAACGCATATCGTTCTTTTTCAGATGGCTAATATACATCATATTCATCCGCCAAGTAGTGTAGTTCtttaacagcaacaaaacaaagtaGTTGCCATGTGATGCTAAGCAGCAGCACGCTATGATTTTCGGTAAAATATTGAAACGAAACGGTAGTCACGGGTCTACCTCAACAGTGACTTTACAAATGTGTTAACTCGATCAATCTAACTCGATCAATCACAGCGCCGGGACTGTCTGCACCTCTGTTTACTTGGGCATCACTTGACGTGCACATCGCGAGCAGGGATCACAGCGTCCTGCATCAGTGCGGCTGTCCGCACTTCAGCATCACCCGCGCGCTGCTAGTTAGCTGTCCCGCCTCCACAGCACTGCGGTACTCGCGTCGGGAATTTAAAAGGAACCGGACAAAAAATAACTAACTCTGTGAATACAGAATGTGGGGTTTAAACTGCGTTCTCAATCAGCCCTGAGCAAAGTTTCACACGGGTGCAGCAGGACACCTGACACCGAGTACCTACCGTCTATCGCCATGATGCTCCGTCCCGGACTCtaccaagtgtgtgtgtgtgtgtgtgtgtgtgtgtgtgtgtgtgtgtgtgtgtgtgtgtgtgtgtgtgtgtgtgtgtgtgtgtgtgtgtgtgtgtgtgtgatggaggaGGGAGGTCATTGGGCATTCATGTGCCAGTGGACGGtttgtgtgagcgtgtgtgcgAGACGTGTAAGCATGCAGTATTTCAATAACAGGACATATAATATTTATGATAGATAAACCGATATTTAAACAAGTAAATTACTAAATAAGATTTaatgaaatggaataaaaataatagtCTACACAAGTGCATAGTGTGTATTATTGATATATGATGGTAACTAAGACAGTATTTGTCATAGCATGTATTTGGGGTGCAGCccaagggtcattccagaattggaggacatttgggtttcaaaatttggaaaaaataaaccttctcttttacaattttatgctacatattaatcaataataggtaataaactattaaaggcttgattggcttacacatcaatggtctAATTTGTATTCaatgatttatttgttgtttgctaaccctactctaatcacagtaacagggctGCTAaacaatgctaatgttagctttttctcaggaggagATGCTAGATAtgtagctagctgttactgctgaccaagaggacaaacttacttaagaaaaaaaaaagtaaagaaaaaggtttaaaaaatgatgatttgtcttattttgataatatgcataacaaggttgcatgaggtagagtgagacattcaatcaaggctgacaatgttatgaaaatagaagagaggacataactttgctctacccattcttttggaaaactgatgttaattccagcatatcatgtgattcactatTTTCTTCGTCTTCTACCAGATAAACAGGTTATGCTAaaagggttgttgtgggacacacgttctctgcataataattatttaaaatattatgttgatttaaaaaaaaaaatcccacaattacaagacacatcaatgaaaaaatttcaaccaaaaaagggagatttaaatttcattttaactgttttatttgagattcagtttggtcatcaggggtgtgggacaagagaaaaatggcaatttAGGGGGAACTaaagacttatttggtatttttaaaaatatttcaaatagtCTTTtctccaagtttttttttttttttaatattttatctcaAGACAAGTAAATGTatacaacaactgcatgttttagtattttgcaaatggattatttgaaatttgatgggtgggacgtaaaatgtcctccaactcTGGAATGATCCACAGGTCAGTTCTAGTGTACTTAGACGTTATGCAATTACTGTCAGGTTATACAGTTTACAGTCATTTGATATTGCACAGGAGTGGAGTCTACACGAACAGGAGTGTCCACATATTTTTGGTCATGTTTCTCCTGGCAGAGATGCCCAGGACTGTGTACGTCATCATAGTGAGACACGCCCACCAGACTTTCTCTTACTGCATTTCCGTAAAGTTTCTAGTTGGAGCAGCCTCACCTTCTTCTGGTCTTGTTCGGGCAGTCGGATTCACTGAAGTTTctaaaaatgagtgaaatgaAGCCAAGCGATGTAGCTGCAGCGGAAGACAGTAGCGAGGAACAAGACTGGAATGCTGCCAAAACTTTTTTTGACAGCCTTAAGTCAAACAAACCGAGACCTGTaagtattttactgttttttccaAGCCTCTGTGTTGACTGCACATACTGTAACTCCCGGACTATGGTGGCTAAACAATGTAGTGTTTGAAGCGTTTGATGCTAATGTTTGTGCCTCCCCGTCCACTCGCAGCCCAAACCCCGGTTTGCTGTTTCCATCGCCGTCTCCTCTCGCACCCTCTTCAACATGGTGGCAGAGAGGAAGATTTACGAGGAAGAAGGAGTAGAGAAGTACGTGGCTTTTCAGGTGGAACATGAAAACGAGCCCCTCAAGCCAGGACCTGCTTTCCCGTTTGTCAAGGTAGGCCTGAGCCCGGGAGGGGTTTGGTTTCCGGGTGTGGTTCCTGTCTTGCAGTTATTCAACAACTACAGTCAGATCGTTTACACAGTCTGCACAAGGAAATACTTCATTCTCAAGCGTGTattcatgaaaacatgcagaattCCGAAGCTCTATATCTACATGTAGAATCTGTGGTCTCTCTGCATTTACACCTGAGACATCCCAGTGTGATGGACAAGCAGGTATTTGGCTTTGGGCACTATAGCAGCCAGGGCAATCACAAAAGTATTGCTTTGTGTTAGTTTGAGAGATAACTGATCACCAGTTTTTTCATCAGGCAGCttgtttactttttaatgccattatCATCAAACAATGACAAGACTTACACTACCCTTcataagtttggggtcacttagaaatgtccttatttttgaaagaaaagcttttttttccaatgaagatcacattgaatgaatcagaaatacagtctagacattgttaatgtggtaaatgactattctagctgaaaagGGCTGATTTTTAACGGAATATCTACAtcggggtacagaggaacatttccagcaaccatcactcctgtgttctaacagttcattgtgttagctaatggtgttgaaaggctaattgatgattagaaaacccttgtgcaattatgttagcacatgaataaaagtgtgagtttccatggaaaacatgaaattgtctggctgaccccaaacttttaaatggtagtgtatgcaCTGACAGAACcagagctgcaacaaaacaaaaaccttttcaTAAAAATATTATGTGGGTCCTTCCAGAACTGGGGGACAATTTACGTCCCACCTGTCAACTTTCAAATAATCTATGTACAAaatagagagagacagaagccAATGAGCCAGCCcgaaggaggagggggagcaCCGCTGTCCATGACACCTGGTGTTCATCACACCAATCTTGAATGTGCTTAGCAATGTTCTGTTGTCACCTTGGAATAAAGAAACATCATAGGGATTAGGATTGCACCCTGTTGGTGTAAAATTGTCTTGTACCACTTGCGGATGCACAGCTATTCACACAGTTATTTATAATAGTTTATAATAAGTGTTACAGATCCACCACCACAGCTGGCTACTGGCACTGTGGGTATCCTTTGAATGTAAGCCTGACAGTATGTAGGgtattcatcattttgtgttttccaaaaTTGAATCGTTGTGCCTTTGCTGCTTGAAGAAGCAATTTCTGAATGTCAAGTGAGCCATATTGTCAGCAGTTAAGCCTAAaggaaaagttatttttttaagaaactgAGTATTCGAGATACTGCTATGttgtttcttctgtgttttgagattttgaaaatatgaaatcagTTCTTACTTGCACAAATACATTTGTATTAGCAAAATGACCTGCATTGACGTTGTAATTTCTTGAAATTATGGATATACACTCAGTTGTTTGTTAAATCTAAAGGTATTGTGTTCTACTCTTACACTCCTTTAATATTATTCTAATATTTAGTCTACCCATAGCCATATGAACATGGTCATGGACAAAATATCAGAAACACTTCTCAGTGTAACACAACTCAACTGAAcctcaaaaatttggggtcacccagacagttttatgttttccatgaaaactcaaacttttatgtgctaatataattgcacaagggttttctaatcatcagttagcctttcaagaccattagctaacacaatgtagcattagaacacaggagtgatggttgctggaaatgttcctctgtacctctatgtagatattccattaaaaatcagccgtttccagctagaatagtcgtttaccacattaacaatgtctagactgtatttctgattcatttaatgatatcgccactgaaaaaaaaatgcttttctttcaaaaataaggacatttctaagtgatcctaaacttttgaatggtaatgtacaTTAATAAGCTGGATTCATCTTAGCACAAGATATCTAAGTGTcagctgtgtatttttgttcaaCAATGTTGTGATATTTAcataggaaaaaaatctgtgattgcCTTAAAGTTCCTCTCTGATCATTGATTAAGCTACTAAAAGCTCATGTCTGTGTATCCAAGTAGTTTTTTTCATGGAAATAATTCCATCTTGCcttggcttagatgtaactccaCACCATATCTTATTTtagaatgacaagtccttgcTTTTTTCTCCATCAACCCTTTGCCACTTGCTGCAGCTTAGCACACCATTTATCTTACAATCcttctcaaacactgtaaaaccacCATTGTACAGAAAGTCCCACTGTGAGTGTACAGGATTAATTCCTTACATTTGTTACATATACATTGAATTCTGGAACTTTATATTTGAGACTTTCTTTGGTACACTGCATTTTCAAGTTGTaaatgctatatatatatatatatatatatatatatatatatatatatatatatatatatatatatatatatatatatatatatattggacatgtaaacaaagtaaaaattccTTAGCAGATTTATTGCCATTTACAGTCCCTGACAACAGTCTTGCCGCTTATCCAAGTTGTAATAGTAACAAATGACAATGTGACTGGTAGTTTTCTGTTTAATGCTGGTTTCTGAGCACTAATTTAGTGATGGAGACCACTTCATGAGAGAATCGACAAACTGTTGTTGTATATACAGGGGGAATACAGGGTCTGCCTGACCTGGGCTTGTCATGAATGTCACCAGTTTCTTCAAATCTTTTTCTTATCCTCTCCTGTTGATGTTTGGATGCATTAATATGTCTGTCTGTGACCATCAGGACACTTTTGACACAAATTGCAACATTCAGCTGCAAAGTTAATTGTCTTTAACCTCACTCTGTGTCACTGATTTATTTCCCTCCACACCCTTTAAACCTGCTGCTCACTCCTGGAAAGTTGCTAGTGATTGTTGGAAAGTGTCTGGTTTGACTTTACCAGTTTATCAATGATAACATCATCTGATTATCCAGCCCTCTCAGTTTTAATGATTTGGCTCAACTTTTATGTCCAAATGTATAAATATCTCCAGTCACATAGCtatgtttctgtgttgtttcaATGCTTTGTTATCCTCACTCACAACAAAAATTGTGTAACAAGGTATTTTTAACCTGTTGTAATACTTCTGTTGCAGTCTTGTGTTTAACAATCTGACACAATATCCTGGCTTTGAGCGTTAGGCATCATTGTCTTTTTTCTCATAGGCACTGATGAATGTCAACTCTCGGCTGAGGGAGCTCTACCCAGACAGCGAGGAGCTGTTTGACATTGTCTTAATGACTAACAACCATGCCCAAGTTGGAGTGCGCCTCATAAACAGCATCAATCATTATGGTATGATGTATCCTAAATGACCAAACACTGTACATTTTTAGCGTGGCACTGTCTCACCTGCTGCACCAACAAATATATTCACAAACAGCACTTCATCTCATCATTACAGACTTGAAATGAAGAAGTAGCTCAATTAGAAAGGGACTTCTTTATTCACGCATTTCCAACTTGCTTTTAATCTTTCAGATTTGACCATAGAGAGATTCTGTATGACGGGAGGCAAAAGTCCCATCGGTTACCTGGAGGCTTACATGACAAATCTTTACCTCTCCAAAGATTCTGACAAAGTCACAGAGGCCATAGAGGCAGGTAAGCAATGCTGCTGTTACAACCAAAACTTGTATCACACAGTTTCTAAATGTGCACTCTTGAGGGAAATCTCAACCTCATATTGAGCTGCAAGAATGAGATGGTTGATGACAGCATGTGATTTATGGTTCCCTGTCatctaaataaacacaaacgtATACTGTAAAACATGAAGCATTAACAAATTGTTACTGCAATTAATTGATGACTGGAAAGCTAGACAGCAAAGAGCTTTGATTGAAATCATTCTTTATTAAGCAAAAATGGGAAATTTCTTATAAATAGCTTCTTAAATATAAAGAATGGcagatttttctctgatttacactaccattcaaaagtttggggtcacttagaaatgtccttattttataaagaaaagcagctttttttcaatgacgataacattaaattaatcagaaataccaTCTAGacaatgttaatgtggtaaatgactattctagctggaaacagctgatttttaatggaatatctacataggagtacagaggcccatttccagcaaccatcactcctgtgttctaatagtacattgtgttagctaatggtgttgaaaggctaattggtgattagaaaacccttgtgcaattatgttagcacatgaataaaagtgtgagttttcatggaaaacattaaattgtctgggtgaccccaaacttatgaacaatagtgtatatgTCTTTGTAAAAccgagttttttttaattttaggccgttttttttttttttttttttttaacaaaacaaactaaatgaattgggattttcagtgttttctataTATAATGGtatacaattaaattattatccAAACTATAATGaatgataaagaaaaaacatacagaTTAACTGGTAACGAGAATAATCATTACGAGCAGCCCTACTTACATGTTCATGGATAAAGTAGACTTCTGAAAATTTCAAGAATGAGTCTGTGGCTTGCCCAAGACCACAGTTGTCTACATGTCTGTAATGCATGCTGCTTCACGTGATCTGTATGTAAATAGCAATTCAAAAATCTTCAGACACGTAATGTTCTAAGATGACCAATGGAGTATTTCCTCTTATGAGCAATCAAGAACAAGTAATTTCTAAATACTATATTAAAAGTACAGGTTCCAAAATAGAAACGTAATGCAACACAAATGAATCCATCTATTATCACTGACATACACTtccattcaaaagttttgggtcacttagaaatgtccttatttttgaaagaattccttggcggagtaataaaacaGGTTGTTTAAGACGCAGCAGGACTCCATTCATAATGGATTCACATCCCAAGCAATTATTTTAACTGAGCTTTCCCTCCTTCAGGAATTGCTGCAGCTACAGTGTTTATGCCAGAAAAGGAGAGCGAGTTAAGCGACACTCAGCTGAGAGTGGCATTTGATGGCGATGCTGTCCTCTTCTCAGATGAGTCAGAGATCATTGTGAAGCAACATGGCCTGGACACCTTCTTTGAGCATGAGAAGCACTTTGAGAACCAACCTCTTGCCCAGGTAAAACGTGTTTATTTTCTATGTACCTCAACATCATGTTATATAATAGTAGTACAGGTTCCTCTTTAACTGCTGCTTTCactaaattatttcaaaattgCTCTAAATTTTTTGGGTTGTTGAGAGTTGCCTTCTCAACTGAAAGTTGCTGGTGTGGTCTTTTAGTGTGCCTTTTACCCTCTTACACAAACTCCTCGCTCTGGGTTTAATTGTGCTGTGATGGCCAGATATCTGTTTAAGAAGCTTTTCAGCTGGCTCAGTATCAGTAGAGACTCGTAAATGTCACTAGCTTGCATACAACTGCACCCTATTCGATTCTTCAGGTTTACAGCAACACCTGTATGTGCTGATACCTGCACGCCAGACTCTGGGAAATGGCAGTAAATCcactaatgttcaaaagtttgggtcaccc contains the following coding sequences:
- the LOC111583148 gene encoding cytosolic 5'-nucleotidase 1A-like codes for the protein MSEMKPSDVAAAEDSSEEQDWNAAKTFFDSLKSNKPRPPKPRFAVSIAVSSRTLFNMVAERKIYEEEGVEKYVAFQVEHENEPLKPGPAFPFVKALMNVNSRLRELYPDSEELFDIVLMTNNHAQVGVRLINSINHYDLTIERFCMTGGKSPIGYLEAYMTNLYLSKDSDKVTEAIEAGIAAATVFMPEKESELSDTQLRVAFDGDAVLFSDESEIIVKQHGLDTFFEHEKHFENQPLAQGPLKCFLEALGKLQRKFYSKNERLNCPIRTFLVTARSAASSGARVLKTLRSWGLEIDEALFLAGAPKGPLLQKIQPHIFFDDQMFHIEGAKDLGTIAAHVPYGIGQKYHKGKLIEQPAKKE